From Vibrio artabrorum, a single genomic window includes:
- the purD gene encoding phosphoribosylamine--glycine ligase has protein sequence MNVLIIGAGGREHALGWKAAQNPNVETVFIAPGNAGTALEPKLENVNIGVEDIAGLVAFAQEKKIELTIVGPEAPLVIGVVDAFREVGLPIFGPTQAAAQLEGSKAFTKDFLARHDIPTGYYANFTEIEPALAYVREQGAPIVVKADGLAAGKGVIVAMTLEEAEDAIKDMLAGNAFGEAGSRVVIEEFLEGEEASFIVMVDGSSVLPMATSQDHKRVGDKDTGPNTGGMGAYSPAPVVTPEIHNRILEEVIYPTVRGMDAEGAPYTGFLYAGLMIDADGTPKVIEYNCRFGDPETQPIMMRMESDLVELCLMAIDEKLDQAESKWDPRASIGVVLAAGGYPADYAKGDVISLPTSEVEGQKIFHAGTTNNEAGDVVTNGGRVLCATALGNTVSEAQERAYALTKQVSWKGMFHRNDIGYRAIAREQEQ, from the coding sequence ATGAATGTACTAATTATTGGTGCCGGCGGTCGTGAGCACGCACTAGGTTGGAAAGCAGCACAAAACCCAAACGTTGAAACAGTCTTCATCGCGCCAGGTAACGCAGGCACTGCCCTTGAGCCGAAACTTGAGAACGTAAACATCGGCGTTGAAGACATCGCTGGTTTAGTCGCGTTTGCTCAAGAGAAAAAAATCGAACTGACTATCGTGGGCCCAGAAGCACCATTAGTCATTGGCGTGGTTGACGCATTCCGAGAAGTGGGTCTGCCTATTTTTGGTCCAACTCAAGCGGCAGCACAGCTTGAAGGTTCGAAAGCCTTCACCAAAGATTTCCTAGCTCGTCATGACATCCCAACGGGTTACTACGCCAACTTCACTGAGATTGAGCCAGCTCTTGCTTACGTACGTGAGCAAGGCGCTCCAATCGTAGTAAAAGCTGACGGTCTTGCGGCGGGTAAAGGCGTTATCGTTGCGATGACCCTTGAAGAAGCTGAAGACGCAATCAAAGACATGCTAGCGGGCAACGCCTTTGGCGAAGCGGGCAGCCGCGTGGTTATCGAAGAGTTCCTTGAAGGCGAAGAAGCAAGCTTCATCGTAATGGTTGACGGTTCTAGCGTTCTTCCTATGGCCACCAGCCAAGATCACAAACGTGTTGGCGACAAAGACACGGGGCCTAATACTGGCGGCATGGGTGCTTACTCTCCAGCTCCAGTTGTGACGCCTGAAATCCACAACCGTATCCTTGAGGAAGTTATCTACCCAACGGTACGTGGTATGGACGCAGAAGGCGCACCTTACACGGGTTTCCTTTACGCAGGCCTAATGATCGATGCTGACGGCACCCCTAAGGTTATCGAATACAACTGCCGCTTCGGCGACCCTGAAACGCAACCTATCATGATGCGTATGGAGTCAGACCTTGTTGAACTTTGCCTAATGGCTATCGACGAGAAACTCGACCAAGCCGAATCGAAGTGGGATCCGCGCGCGTCTATCGGTGTTGTTCTTGCGGCTGGCGGTTACCCGGCTGACTACGCAAAAGGTGACGTTATTTCACTCCCAACAAGCGAAGTTGAAGGCCAAAAGATTTTCCATGCAGGTACGACAAATAACGAAGCTGGCGATGTGGTGACAAACGGCGGTCGTGTACTGTGTGCTACCGCACTGGGTAACACGGTTTCTGAGGCTCAGGAGCGCGCCTACGCGTTAACTAAGCAGGTTAGCTGGAAAGGTATGTTCCACCGTAATGACATAGGTTACCGTGCGATTGCGCGCGAGCAAGAGCAGTAA